Proteins from a single region of Vibrio sp. DW001:
- a CDS encoding DUF294 nucleotidyltransferase-like domain-containing protein has translation MKITEHANRTENLFGVRGEDIHKWIDGFFDHDGTDHSLRMARKMDYDPYDHRRFRHCKEALFEAIKEFGDKYTNQQIKDVFETHLRDDYDGYLPSRADFENGTFTARFHEATHGEELSEVLDANELADYFNGLPSSQQESQNTLASFSLRIVLPTVAAIVLFVTSIIYVIVPLVEDSMLSQKRQMLKELTSTAVSIVDSYVALEQRGLLEKEDAQSQAATDIKAMRYGSENKDYFFITDMQPKMVMHPYRKELKGQDLTHYTDSENTTGFPVFVEIAKMVAAQQHGFIEYQWQWKDDPSITAPKMTYVEGVEEWGWIIGTGVYFEDVQQGIDFLESTLYRVFFVITIGLIVIMGYVITQSKVIENRKKRAEKALHEAKNRYRALVESSNEGYILTADGKVIFSNSRLHQLLGYTDTELKSQSIWKDLFSDSPQNTEVLRHLLSLFNHDSEPGEFEAQLQSKGGKQVDIILSTSRIFLSEKLGHVITFRPIVRKIYGGRFGPMNNITNYQKISSNIVVEIENGSSHGQVVESLNRLPDLIRDMIETGTRPDYLRRLIGSTYDAAICRFIELTINDIGEPPVPFSFISFGSNARHDMTLFSDQDNAIVFETPADADLKSIRRYFLHLAEKVCAMLNQAGYSYCDGLIMASNHQWCLSQKEWEENFSLWIEQASPESILELNVFFDIRSTYGHADLVNGIQSHIQKLLHIHPDFLPTYAQNCLSYEIPLNNSDEIKTEDYDGRASLNLKAGLRPMEIFCRIYALKHDIRESNTMARLKGLLAQGEIDAITFREMVYIFDHIWQLRFINQIIEYTDLRKVNDALALSDITELEQKNLKNVLNHISIFHDKVTRDFL, from the coding sequence ATGAAAATTACCGAGCACGCTAATCGTACAGAAAATCTTTTTGGTGTTCGTGGCGAAGACATTCACAAATGGATTGATGGTTTTTTTGACCATGATGGAACTGACCATTCGTTAAGAATGGCCAGAAAAATGGACTATGATCCCTATGATCATCGTCGTTTTCGTCACTGTAAAGAAGCCCTTTTTGAAGCGATTAAAGAATTTGGTGATAAATACACTAATCAGCAGATCAAAGATGTGTTTGAAACCCATTTGCGAGATGATTACGACGGTTACTTACCTTCTCGCGCGGATTTTGAAAACGGTACTTTCACTGCAAGGTTTCATGAAGCCACTCACGGCGAAGAACTCAGTGAAGTTTTAGATGCGAACGAGTTAGCCGACTATTTTAATGGATTGCCCTCTTCGCAGCAGGAGAGTCAAAACACCCTCGCGAGTTTCAGTCTTCGAATTGTATTGCCAACCGTCGCAGCTATTGTACTGTTTGTTACCAGCATCATTTACGTCATTGTTCCGCTTGTGGAAGACTCAATGCTGTCACAAAAACGCCAGATGCTTAAGGAGTTGACATCAACGGCAGTCAGTATCGTTGACAGTTATGTCGCATTAGAGCAGCGAGGTCTCTTGGAAAAAGAAGATGCTCAGTCTCAAGCGGCGACGGATATTAAAGCAATGCGCTATGGTAGCGAAAATAAAGACTACTTCTTTATTACCGATATGCAGCCAAAAATGGTGATGCACCCTTATCGAAAAGAGTTAAAAGGGCAAGATTTAACGCACTACACCGACAGTGAAAATACCACCGGTTTTCCCGTGTTTGTTGAGATAGCCAAAATGGTCGCTGCTCAGCAACATGGGTTTATCGAGTATCAGTGGCAGTGGAAAGATGACCCGAGTATTACTGCCCCTAAAATGACTTATGTTGAAGGGGTCGAAGAATGGGGCTGGATCATAGGGACGGGTGTCTACTTTGAAGATGTTCAACAAGGGATCGATTTTCTTGAAAGTACGTTATACCGTGTGTTTTTTGTGATAACCATTGGGTTGATTGTCATCATGGGCTACGTGATTACTCAATCTAAAGTGATTGAAAATCGGAAAAAACGGGCTGAAAAAGCTCTACATGAAGCGAAAAATAGATATAGAGCTTTGGTTGAGTCTTCAAATGAAGGTTACATACTGACTGCCGACGGCAAAGTTATCTTTTCTAATAGTCGGCTCCACCAGTTGCTTGGTTATACAGACACTGAGTTGAAATCCCAATCGATTTGGAAAGATCTTTTTTCAGACAGCCCTCAAAATACGGAAGTTTTACGCCATCTATTATCGCTTTTTAATCATGACAGTGAACCGGGAGAATTTGAGGCTCAGCTTCAATCAAAAGGGGGCAAGCAGGTCGACATAATATTGAGTACATCGAGAATATTTTTGTCAGAGAAGCTTGGTCATGTCATTACATTCCGCCCCATAGTGCGTAAGATTTATGGTGGTCGATTTGGGCCAATGAATAACATAACTAACTACCAAAAGATTAGCAGTAATATCGTGGTTGAGATAGAGAATGGCAGTAGTCATGGGCAAGTCGTAGAGTCACTTAATCGACTTCCAGATCTTATACGAGATATGATAGAAACTGGCACTCGACCTGATTATTTACGCCGTCTCATTGGCAGTACCTACGACGCCGCAATTTGTCGTTTTATCGAGCTTACTATCAATGATATTGGAGAGCCGCCTGTGCCGTTTTCTTTTATTTCGTTTGGCAGTAATGCGCGTCATGATATGACACTCTTCTCCGACCAAGATAATGCCATCGTGTTTGAAACGCCAGCGGATGCAGACCTCAAGTCAATTCGGCGCTACTTTTTGCATTTAGCAGAAAAGGTATGTGCCATGCTTAATCAGGCGGGTTATAGTTATTGTGATGGGCTAATTATGGCGTCTAATCATCAATGGTGCCTGAGTCAAAAAGAGTGGGAAGAAAACTTTAGTCTTTGGATTGAACAAGCTTCACCTGAGTCGATTTTAGAGCTCAACGTGTTTTTCGATATTCGTTCTACTTATGGTCATGCCGACTTAGTTAATGGTATTCAGTCGCACATTCAAAAACTACTCCATATACATCCTGATTTTTTGCCTACTTATGCGCAAAATTGCTTGTCATACGAGATACCTCTAAATAACTCAGATGAGATAAAAACAGAAGATTATGACGGTAGGGCATCACTGAACTTAAAAGCAGGTCTGAGGCCAATGGAGATTTTTTGTCGAATCTATGCCCTTAAACATGATATCAGAGAAAGCAATACCATGGCTCGATTGAAAGGGTTGTTAGCGCAAGGAGAGATCGACGCGATTACGTTTCGTGAAATGGTCTATATCTTTGACCATATTTGGCAACTGCGATTTATCAATCAGATCATCGAATACACAGATTTGCGTAAAGTGAATGATGCTCTGGCGCTTAGCGATATAACTGAACTAGAGCAGAAAAACTTAAAGAATGTGCTGAACCATATTTCAATATTCCACGATAAAGTCACGCGAGATTTTCTTTAA
- a CDS encoding DUF3360 family protein — MSDKDKKFYRDMRKKAQDFESREEFLNHDLKIMNFKRWGIHLPSRDYSIEIEDFVPALAATIGKVVMVTAMVAVFAAQFGLSPEFVAENVRYELLIAGALFVILFSAILNPNANLAGTHGPMIPLIPLIASAGGHPLALGIMVCLFGLTLAYTKGGSKLMTLTGVGVRGGLLIYLGAVGLIGQINKTEAWAASTDQGYISFAVIGITVLVYAYLAKVNKRWLAIPLCSLIAGVVAYALGAEFSFTTAPGLPHFSPFYWWGETTGWQLGWPNLEHFIAVTPFALLAVAMWSPDYLGHRVFQELNYPKEAKGVLMDVDDTMTVASIRQGVGTLLGGGNLASSWGTYMIPAAIAKRPIPGGALLTGIMCILAAVIGYPMDLAMWEPVLRVALIVGVFLPLLEAGMQMIHKHKDSLSAGICIFACAFVNPVFGWAATMLLDNMGLIGDHERAKTLSAKDKYLIPGIAFIICVGSLAVVGQLPGIPALIGN; from the coding sequence ATGTCTGACAAAGATAAGAAGTTTTATAGAGATATGCGCAAAAAAGCGCAAGATTTTGAAAGTCGAGAAGAGTTTCTAAACCATGATCTTAAAATCATGAACTTTAAGCGTTGGGGTATCCACTTGCCTTCACGTGATTACAGTATTGAAATAGAAGACTTTGTACCAGCACTTGCTGCAACAATTGGTAAAGTTGTGATGGTAACCGCGATGGTTGCAGTATTTGCAGCGCAGTTTGGTCTTTCGCCTGAGTTTGTTGCAGAAAACGTTCGTTACGAATTGCTTATTGCCGGTGCTCTTTTTGTTATTTTATTCTCCGCTATTTTGAACCCGAACGCTAACTTGGCTGGTACGCATGGTCCAATGATTCCGCTCATACCACTCATAGCCTCTGCGGGTGGACACCCGTTAGCATTGGGGATAATGGTTTGTTTATTTGGTTTGACGCTCGCCTATACCAAAGGTGGCTCAAAGCTCATGACACTGACCGGTGTTGGAGTACGAGGGGGACTACTTATCTATTTAGGTGCGGTAGGACTCATTGGCCAAATTAATAAGACTGAAGCTTGGGCAGCAAGTACCGACCAAGGCTATATCTCATTTGCGGTCATTGGTATTACTGTTTTGGTTTACGCTTATCTAGCAAAAGTAAACAAGCGCTGGTTAGCCATTCCACTGTGTTCTTTAATCGCAGGTGTTGTTGCCTACGCACTGGGCGCTGAGTTTTCCTTTACAACGGCACCTGGATTGCCTCATTTCAGCCCGTTCTACTGGTGGGGTGAAACAACAGGTTGGCAATTAGGTTGGCCAAACCTAGAGCATTTCATTGCAGTAACACCTTTTGCGCTTTTAGCGGTTGCAATGTGGTCACCTGATTATCTTGGTCACCGTGTTTTCCAAGAGCTGAACTACCCGAAAGAAGCAAAAGGCGTATTAATGGATGTTGATGACACCATGACTGTTGCTTCAATCCGTCAAGGTGTTGGTACGCTATTAGGTGGTGGTAACTTAGCATCATCTTGGGGTACTTATATGATCCCAGCAGCGATTGCGAAACGTCCTATTCCAGGTGGCGCATTACTGACAGGTATCATGTGTATTCTTGCTGCTGTGATTGGTTATCCAATGGATCTAGCGATGTGGGAACCTGTATTGCGTGTTGCACTTATTGTGGGTGTGTTCCTTCCATTGCTTGAAGCTGGTATGCAAATGATTCACAAGCACAAAGATTCATTAAGTGCTGGTATTTGTATCTTCGCTTGTGCCTTTGTAAACCCGGTATTTGGTTGGGCGGCGACAATGCTGCTTGATAATATGGGACTGATTGGTGATCACGAACGTGCTAAAACACTTTCGGCTAAAGACAAATACTTAATCCCAGGCATTGCATTTATTATCTGTGTTGGTTCACTTGCGGTTGTAGGTCAATTACCCGGTATTCCTGCGTTGATTGGTAACTAA
- a CDS encoding putative quinol monooxygenase gives MTNLTILAKIEAKPGQSEFVKQEVLKLVAPSRQDEGCIEYRLQADNNNDGLFVMFEMWQSPEMLKKHTETEHFQAFVKNTEGKIEPLVVNEMTELA, from the coding sequence GTGACTAATCTAACTATCTTAGCAAAAATTGAAGCGAAACCGGGTCAAAGTGAATTTGTTAAGCAAGAAGTGTTAAAGCTCGTCGCGCCATCGCGTCAAGATGAAGGTTGTATTGAGTATCGTCTACAAGCTGACAATAATAACGATGGATTGTTTGTGATGTTTGAAATGTGGCAAAGTCCTGAGATGCTAAAAAAACACACAGAGACAGAACATTTTCAAGCTTTTGTAAAAAATACTGAAGGAAAGATAGAGCCTTTAGTTGTAAATGAAATGACAGAACTGGCTTAA
- a CDS encoding class I SAM-dependent methyltransferase yields MEKETYWSKFADNFDQKSLNIVGKASTEIIQNAVANQKDLGNTLELGCGCGAFSDILRFGAKHLTATDFSDEMVTATKKRLEGLDCITIEKANCFELQYPKNSFDTIFAANLLHIIPNPELALREWKKALKPDGKIIIVSLTSEGMAEEDLQGMVTRYLENFGQPSPTVQKLTVDKVKAMLSSAEYKIEQTTLIGGTTKAVFAIARHQ; encoded by the coding sequence ATGGAAAAGGAAACGTACTGGTCCAAGTTCGCTGATAACTTCGACCAAAAAAGCTTAAACATCGTCGGCAAAGCCTCTACAGAAATAATCCAAAATGCTGTAGCCAACCAAAAGGACTTAGGTAATACACTCGAACTAGGATGCGGTTGCGGTGCATTCTCAGATATACTCCGATTTGGAGCCAAACACCTCACGGCCACCGACTTCTCTGATGAAATGGTTACTGCTACAAAGAAACGCTTGGAAGGCTTAGACTGCATCACCATCGAAAAAGCAAACTGCTTCGAACTCCAGTACCCAAAGAATTCCTTTGATACCATATTCGCAGCAAACCTACTCCACATTATACCTAACCCAGAACTTGCACTGCGAGAATGGAAAAAGGCACTGAAACCTGACGGCAAGATTATCATCGTTAGCCTTACCTCCGAAGGTATGGCAGAAGAAGATCTTCAGGGAATGGTCACTCGCTATCTAGAGAACTTCGGCCAACCATCCCCAACCGTACAAAAACTCACCGTGGATAAGGTAAAAGCCATGCTGAGTAGCGCCGAGTACAAAATTGAGCAGACCACTTTAATCGGCGGGACAACGAAAGCCGTTTTTGCCATCGCCAGACACCAATAA
- a CDS encoding DEAD/DEAH box helicase has protein sequence MSFSSQNFSPEIVKALSECGYEKLTPVQQKAIPLARKGYDILANAQTGTGKTAAFALPIIQQLLDKTKVNNHFQTRALVLAPTRELAAQIAQSIEDYIKYTSLSVAAIYGGVKMSSQVQKLKNGVDILVATPGRLIEHLDEKSVSLQNLEFLVFDEADRMLDMGFISSIETIMSGVSTKPQTMLFSATFSPQMNKLATEMLNQPKRVSVAQENVTADTIAHVVYPVDQERKYEMLSELIGRKNWKQVLVFVNYKETANMLLKELKLDGIKAVLCHGDKAQSARRRALDEFKEGKARVMIATDVAARGLDIKDLPHVVNFDMPFLAEDYVHRIGRTGRAGQKGHAVSFVSREEELTLQQVESLIGHTIRRVEQAGYEPKNRDALLQKMHSKPAFKDRKTRTNNPSDASQGSAERCARLRNIVRNRATATKK, from the coding sequence ATGTCATTTTCATCTCAGAATTTTTCTCCAGAAATTGTGAAAGCACTGTCCGAGTGCGGCTACGAAAAACTTACTCCTGTTCAGCAGAAAGCGATCCCACTCGCTCGTAAAGGGTACGATATCTTAGCGAATGCTCAAACAGGGACAGGCAAAACTGCCGCTTTCGCTCTGCCAATTATTCAGCAGCTATTAGACAAGACCAAAGTTAATAACCATTTTCAAACACGAGCACTGGTTCTTGCACCAACTCGTGAATTGGCCGCACAGATTGCGCAAAGCATTGAAGATTATATCAAGTACACATCATTGAGTGTTGCTGCCATTTATGGTGGCGTGAAAATGTCATCTCAGGTTCAAAAGCTAAAGAACGGTGTTGACATTTTAGTGGCAACACCAGGTCGCTTAATTGAGCATCTGGATGAGAAAAGTGTTTCCCTACAGAACCTTGAGTTCTTGGTTTTCGATGAAGCCGACCGTATGTTAGACATGGGCTTTATTTCATCAATTGAAACCATTATGTCTGGTGTTTCAACGAAGCCACAGACTATGCTGTTCTCGGCGACGTTCTCTCCGCAAATGAACAAACTAGCGACGGAAATGTTGAATCAACCGAAAAGAGTATCCGTAGCTCAAGAAAACGTGACGGCAGACACTATCGCGCATGTTGTCTACCCAGTAGACCAAGAAAGAAAGTATGAAATGTTATCTGAACTTATTGGTCGTAAGAATTGGAAACAGGTATTGGTCTTTGTGAACTACAAAGAAACGGCCAACATGTTATTGAAAGAACTCAAACTAGACGGCATTAAAGCGGTACTATGTCACGGTGATAAAGCACAAAGTGCCCGTCGTAGAGCGCTTGACGAGTTTAAAGAAGGCAAGGCGCGTGTGATGATTGCAACCGATGTGGCTGCTCGCGGCTTAGATATTAAAGACCTTCCGCACGTAGTGAATTTCGATATGCCATTTTTGGCAGAAGATTATGTTCACCGTATTGGCCGAACAGGTCGAGCTGGCCAAAAAGGACACGCTGTGTCTTTTGTCAGCCGTGAAGAAGAACTGACGTTGCAACAAGTAGAGTCGTTAATTGGTCATACGATTAGACGTGTAGAGCAAGCAGGCTACGAGCCAAAAAACCGTGATGCACTATTGCAGAAAATGCATAGCAAACCAGCGTTCAAAGACCGTAAAACTCGTACGAACAACCCTTCTGATGCCAGCCAGGGTTCTGCTGAGAGATGCGCTCGATTACGTAATATCGTGAGAAATAGAGCTACAGCCACTAAGAAGTAA
- a CDS encoding PLP-dependent aminotransferase family protein produces MAEDIASEMLTKGTQLPPHRILAYKLGISPNTTSRAYKEAVKRALIQGEVGRGTFVRSINENLPVGALADLNREVKGPIDLSRNLPMPGFADTDIKRILKDISYSGNVSALLDYQTKDDLSTHKEAGKIWLTGCGIDANTDQIIPTMGGQHGILCALMALLQPGDLLLTEALTYIPVIAIAERLGLYTATVAMDDGGVIPESFEQLCIQAKPKAFYLTPTLQAPTTVTLSLHRRKEIAEIAEKYNVILIEDDVFAPLKRNRAVPIALLAPEHTVYITSLSKTVAPGLRVGFLYFPSRFSLALSHTVNLSIWMTPPLTMEIAARLINDGTAKTLSIKQSAAAEERQTLARSILTGLDFMADPQGFHIWIPLPDQFRADHFCMECAKYGVLVNNGRCFAPNVADAPEAIRICLSHEVDKIRVARGLNILAKLIQKPPSISAFEI; encoded by the coding sequence ATGGCTGAAGATATCGCTTCAGAAATGCTGACGAAAGGCACACAACTGCCGCCACACCGTATACTGGCTTACAAACTTGGTATCTCACCTAACACGACAAGCCGAGCCTATAAAGAAGCCGTCAAACGAGCGCTTATCCAGGGTGAAGTTGGGCGAGGTACGTTTGTTCGTTCCATCAATGAAAATCTACCTGTGGGTGCTCTTGCTGATTTAAATCGTGAAGTTAAGGGACCCATTGATCTGTCGCGTAATCTACCAATGCCTGGTTTTGCTGACACTGATATCAAGCGTATTCTTAAAGACATTTCTTATAGTGGAAATGTATCTGCCTTACTCGATTATCAGACGAAAGATGACCTTTCGACTCACAAAGAGGCTGGCAAAATTTGGTTAACTGGCTGCGGGATTGATGCTAATACGGATCAAATAATTCCGACTATGGGGGGGCAACATGGCATATTGTGTGCACTCATGGCACTTCTTCAGCCTGGTGATTTGTTATTAACCGAGGCATTGACCTATATACCAGTAATCGCAATAGCAGAACGTCTTGGTTTGTATACTGCAACCGTTGCTATGGATGATGGCGGTGTTATACCTGAATCATTTGAGCAGCTTTGTATTCAAGCAAAACCCAAAGCATTTTACCTCACACCAACATTACAAGCTCCAACAACTGTAACGTTATCACTTCATCGTCGTAAAGAAATTGCGGAGATCGCTGAGAAGTATAATGTGATTCTCATCGAAGATGATGTGTTCGCTCCTCTCAAGAGGAATCGAGCAGTTCCTATCGCATTGCTAGCGCCCGAACATACCGTTTATATCACCAGTCTGTCGAAGACTGTCGCTCCCGGATTACGAGTGGGCTTTTTGTACTTTCCTTCTCGTTTTTCTCTTGCTTTGAGTCATACGGTAAATCTAAGCATCTGGATGACGCCACCGTTGACAATGGAAATTGCTGCAAGATTAATCAACGATGGCACTGCGAAAACACTAAGCATAAAGCAAAGCGCAGCCGCAGAGGAGCGTCAAACACTGGCGCGTTCTATCTTGACTGGTTTGGACTTTATGGCGGATCCGCAAGGCTTTCATATCTGGATCCCTCTTCCGGATCAGTTCAGAGCGGACCACTTCTGTATGGAATGTGCGAAATATGGCGTGCTCGTAAATAACGGACGATGTTTTGCACCAAACGTCGCCGATGCCCCTGAAGCTATAAGAATATGCTTAAGCCATGAAGTAGACAAAATAAGAGTTGCTCGAGGCCTTAATATCTTAGCAAAATTAATCCAAAAACCACCTAGTATATCCGCATTTGAGATATGA
- a CDS encoding DMT family transporter, whose translation MMPIISNLRPLGVGALSFAFALSVWQVVFALPLFIYELRNKTKGIFGSKRSPQERNRIILTTLFTGSLFGLSTYLYVLGIEKAGAVNTSIAIQAYPLFVILWESLFLKRKKSPVELALTAGLVIILYYLGTDGTLLLSGVSTWFLVSLCIPLLWSIAHVIIKEELGRTPITPIQVTFFRVAISALFLSIALTVIAPNEIIASFDIVFQATSVIMGLVYFLELILWFYAVRYIDVSFASSIITPWPAVTMVLAYLFLGDQIELFQITGGLILVLCIYGLTLAKFKKESDI comes from the coding sequence ATGATGCCGATAATTTCTAACCTTCGACCATTAGGTGTTGGAGCGCTTTCATTCGCATTTGCGTTGTCTGTCTGGCAAGTGGTTTTTGCGTTACCTTTATTTATCTATGAGCTTAGAAATAAAACGAAAGGCATTTTCGGTTCAAAACGTTCACCCCAAGAACGCAATCGTATAATTTTGACCACGTTATTTACTGGTAGTTTATTTGGTTTATCGACTTATCTTTATGTACTCGGAATAGAAAAAGCTGGCGCAGTGAATACTTCTATTGCCATCCAAGCCTATCCACTTTTCGTCATTTTATGGGAAAGCCTTTTCTTAAAACGGAAAAAGTCGCCTGTTGAACTAGCGTTGACCGCCGGGCTTGTTATTATACTTTACTACTTAGGAACCGATGGAACATTGCTTTTGTCTGGAGTATCAACATGGTTCCTCGTTTCCCTCTGTATACCATTGCTCTGGAGTATCGCACACGTCATAATTAAAGAAGAACTCGGTCGTACTCCAATAACCCCAATACAAGTTACGTTTTTCCGAGTTGCAATTTCAGCCCTTTTTCTCTCTATCGCCCTCACAGTTATTGCTCCCAACGAGATAATAGCCAGTTTTGATATAGTCTTTCAGGCAACGTCTGTGATCATGGGATTAGTATACTTTCTCGAACTGATCCTTTGGTTTTATGCTGTACGATATATTGATGTCTCATTTGCAAGTTCCATCATTACGCCTTGGCCAGCAGTAACGATGGTGCTGGCTTACCTCTTTCTAGGCGACCAGATCGAGCTTTTCCAAATAACTGGGGGATTGATTCTCGTGCTATGTATTTATGGATTAACACTAGCAAAATTCAAAAAAGAGAGCGATATATGA